In the genome of Desulfomicrobium macestii, the window ACTATACCGTGCACTTCACCTACACGGCCCGAGACGCCATCGGCAGCCTGTCGGACGCCATGAATACCATGGTCGAGCGCACCAAGGAGATGCTCGGAGAAATCAACGCGGCCACACGGGCCCTGGCCGCGTCTTCCTCGGAGCTTTCCGCCGTTTCCTCCCAGATGGCCGACGGCTCGGTTCGGACCGCCGATCTGGCCAACTCCGTCAGCGCCGCTTCCGAGGAGGTCAGCGCCAGCATGCATACCGTTTCCGCCTCCATGGAGCAGGCCGCCGTGAACATGAACACCGTGGCAGCGGCCGCCGAGGAGATGAGCGCCACCATCCACGAGATAGCCGGTAGCTCCGAGCGGGCGAAGAACACGACGGAAAGCGCCGTGGACAAGGCAGCCCAGGCCTCGGTGAGAGTCGACAGACTTGGCGCGGCGGCCAGGGAAATCGGGGCTGTCACGGAGACCATCACGGCCATTTCCGCCCAGACCAACCTTCTGGCGCTGAACGCGACCATCGAAGCGGCACGGGCCGGCGATGCGGGCAAGGGCTTCGCAGTGGTTGCCAACGAGATCAAGGAACTGGCGTTGCAGACGTCCAGGGCCACCGAGGATATCCGGGAGCGCATCGGCGGCATCCAGGCGGTGACCGGCGACACCGTGGCCGAGATAGCGGCCATATCCACCGTCTTCGGTGACATGAACGTCATCGTCGGAGGCATCGCGGCGGCCGTGGAGGAACAGTCCGCGACCACTCGCGACATCGCCGAGAACGTGGGACAGGCTTCGTCAGGAATCACGGAAATCAATGAGAACGTTGCCGCCAGTTCGACCATGACCCGTACCATCAGCACGGACATCGCCAAGGTACGGACCGCCTCCGATGAAATGACCACCAGCAGCAGGACCGTGCAGCAGAGTGCGGCGGAGCTTTCGAACCTGGCCGAGCGGTTGGCGGAACTCGTGTCCCGTTTCCGGATTTGAAGCCCGCCATGACGCGTCATAACCGTATGACATCATAACCCGCGGCCCCTCTGAGTCGCGCCCGTGTGCTTGGATTCCGGTGCCGCAAAGGCAATTCGTTGTGTGGCGAGGATGTTACATGCGATTTTTTAGTTGGAACAAACGCGTGTCGCGATCATACTCATTTACGGATTTGAAAATGTCATACAGTTGAGCTGCGTGGTCTTCCCCCGGGGTGCCGCTGTGATCCCGGGACCTGAAGATCCCGCGACGGGAGAAGCGCTGCCATGCGCCCATGAATAATGATCATCGACGACGGGGCCAGCATCTGCAAGGCCCTTTACGACTTCCTGGATGATTTCGATGAGTTCGATCTGCGCAGGGTGCCCTCGGCCGAGGGCGCCCTGGCCGAACTTGAACACCAAGCCCCCGGGCGTGGTTATGGGGCTGGGGTTTACGGTCTCCTATTTCATCGTCACACGCAGCCACAAGGGCCGCATGCGCGTGGAGTCCGCCCCGGGCGAAGACACGCGGTTCATCGTGGAATTGCCCTTGACGGGAGGCGTTCGAGGATCAGGTTCCGAAGAGTGCCTGGATGGATGAGCGCCGGAACGTCGGTGGCGAATTCCGGCCGATCGGAAGTCCGTTGATTTCAAGAACCCGGGTCAGCCTGAGGCTGTGAGGCCACGAGGAAAAGATCCGGGGTCTGATTTTCGATGTCGCTCAATCATGACGCCTCTTTCGCAAGAAATCGATCCGGTCATCCCGGACCAGATCCGCCAGCCTGTGCGTGTGGCTGACACGTCGTGACCAGAGGCCGGGGTTTTCGAGGCGAATACGTGTCCTCTTCACGCCCCTCCTTTTTGCCTGTTTCGCCTACTTTCCCCTTCGATGTCGCCGTGCCGGTTCCATGACCGTCCCCGGGCGGCAACCATTTCGCGTCCAAGCCCCACGAAGCGAATACTGACCATCTTTCCCCCCCCTTTTTTTGGGCTGTGTCCATTTTCAAACACGACTTGGAGGTTGTCTGGGTACCCTTGGCATTCCTGTCGACCCGGGTAGACTGCCGTTTGGACATCGCCCATCAATCATGCTAACGGCAACTTCATGGCTTCCTTTCTGATTTTGTTGGGGAATATTTTTTGGAATTTCCACGTAGATGTGTCAGGTTGTTATGAGAAGATGATATTTTGCCTTAATAATTCCATGCATATGCAAGCTGTCTTCTTCTTTTTGCACCGATCTTGCAGCGCAGGTAAAAAAGGAAAATGGTCAAATCCGTATTCAGTGCTTTCACTTCACTCGCCGCAACAGGCATGAAAAGACCTCTGCTTGGGATCGCCTCCGGCATTGTGTTCGTCGGCCTGATTCTCGCGGTGCTCGTCTATTTTGATCTTCACGAGCAGCTGGTCGCATTGCTGGAGTGGATAGACGCGCAGGGTGTGATGGCCGGAGTCTACTTCATCCTGCTGATGGCGGCGGTAGTGGTCCTCCTTTTGCCGGGCTTTTTCGTCACCACGGGTGCCGGCTTCGTGTTCGGCGTCATCGAGGGGACCGCGCTGGTCGTGGCGGGCACGGCCATCGGCGCGTCGCTGGCCTTTCTGATCGCCCGTCACCTGCTTGGCGAGCGCGCCTCGCGGTTCATCGTCAGTCACGGCAGGTTGCAGGTCGTCAGCGACGAAATGGCGCGTCACGACTTGAAAGTCGTGATGCTCACCCGGCTGATCCCGTTCTTTCCGGGCAAGATTTCCAATTATCTCTTCGGACTGACACGGTTCACGTTCAAGGGCTTCGTGCTCGGTTCGCTGATCGGGTTCATTCCGTTTTCGTTGCACAACGTCTACCTGGGCTCGATCACCGCCGATCTGGCAAGCCTTTTGCGGGGCGAGATGGAGCGCTCGCCGTTGCAGTGGGCGATATATGGCCTGGGGTTCGTCATGACGATCGTTGCGTTGCTCTATTTCAACAAACTGGCGCGGCGGGCCCTGGCGGAGTATTCGCGGGAAAGCGAAGGCGCGCAGGGCGGCAAGCCCGGGCCTGAAGCAGGGGAAAGGGCAGGACCCGCCAAGGACAGCTCATGAAATTTTCGAAATGGACCTTTTTGCAATACATCATACGGCGTGCGGCGCGTCGCCAGGGTTTCCTCGATCCGATCGAACTGCTCGCGCGGCTCCGCAGTTTCGCGCAGCCCTCCGAAGTGGGCGAACCGGTTGAACTGTTGCGTGCGGGTGTCGTGTTTCACGCGCGCGGCCTGATCAACAGTCGCGTGATCCAGTACAACATGGACTGGGTGTGGCCCTACTGGGTCGAACGCCAGTTCAACCCCAATGACGAATCATTCATTCCACGCGCCTTTTCGGTCTCGCATATCAATCTCACCCATCGCAACTGGACCGCGCTCGGTTATCCCGACTGCGAGGAATTTCCGCTGGTCGATCCGCGCGGCCTCCTGACGCCCTGCCTGGACGGCTGGTCCCTAGATGGCTGGGTGTGCACGG includes:
- a CDS encoding type II toxin-antitoxin system YoeB family toxin encodes the protein MKRTRIRLENPGLWSRRVSHTHRLADLVRDDRIDFLRKRRHD
- a CDS encoding TVP38/TMEM64 family protein, producing MVKSVFSAFTSLAATGMKRPLLGIASGIVFVGLILAVLVYFDLHEQLVALLEWIDAQGVMAGVYFILLMAAVVVLLLPGFFVTTGAGFVFGVIEGTALVVAGTAIGASLAFLIARHLLGERASRFIVSHGRLQVVSDEMARHDLKVVMLTRLIPFFPGKISNYLFGLTRFTFKGFVLGSLIGFIPFSLHNVYLGSITADLASLLRGEMERSPLQWAIYGLGFVMTIVALLYFNKLARRALAEYSRESEGAQGGKPGPEAGERAGPAKDSS
- a CDS encoding methyl-accepting chemotaxis protein, encoding MTIRVKLLLIACIAILGFLSVFLVNEYGNSRQARAAHLFETGLDVEILMLEARRAEKDFLARKDLSHVDLVAASVEEAMGLLETMRDSEMAGRAQTVGGLMREYLAAFSVVVENMKSQGLNENEGFTGDLRASVHAVEEMVGAQEDDTLMAQMLMLRRREKDFMLRGESKYLDSFKKDASVMRSGIEGSELYDDAARKKLRELLSAYEDSFAKYVAAAEDIAANQERFREVIRTTEPLIEEMASAARAIVEREDAMARRISLLGVLCFSALTLGGIALVMRSITAPLNHLAAQSLKVSEGDYTVHFTYTARDAIGSLSDAMNTMVERTKEMLGEINAATRALAASSSELSAVSSQMADGSVRTADLANSVSAASEEVSASMHTVSASMEQAAVNMNTVAAAAEEMSATIHEIAGSSERAKNTTESAVDKAAQASVRVDRLGAAAREIGAVTETITAISAQTNLLALNATIEAARAGDAGKGFAVVANEIKELALQTSRATEDIRERIGGIQAVTGDTVAEIAAISTVFGDMNVIVGGIAAAVEEQSATTRDIAENVGQASSGITEINENVAASSTMTRTISTDIAKVRTASDEMTTSSRTVQQSAAELSNLAERLAELVSRFRI